A DNA window from Thiopseudomonas alkaliphila contains the following coding sequences:
- the glnK gene encoding P-II family nitrogen regulator: protein MKLVTAIIKPFKLDDVREALSEIGVQGITVTEVKGFGRQKGHTELYRGAEYVVDFLPKVKIEVAIAASQLDDVIDAISNAANTGKIGDGKIFVTALEQAIRIRTGETGKDAI, encoded by the coding sequence TTAAATTAGATGACGTGCGCGAAGCACTCTCCGAAATCGGAGTTCAGGGCATTACTGTCACTGAAGTCAAAGGTTTTGGTCGCCAAAAAGGCCACACCGAACTCTACCGCGGCGCCGAATATGTTGTAGATTTTTTACCCAAAGTTAAAATCGAAGTCGCCATTGCCGCCAGCCAACTAGATGATGTAATCGATGCCATCAGCAACGCGGCCAATACCGGTAAAATCGGTGACGGTAAAATCTTCGTCACCGCCCTTGAGCAAGCCATCCGGATTCGTACCGGTGAAACAGGTAAAGATGCGATTTAA